The following are from one region of the Silene latifolia isolate original U9 population chromosome 9, ASM4854445v1, whole genome shotgun sequence genome:
- the LOC141599065 gene encoding short-chain dehydrogenase reductase ATA1, producing the protein MSKSRMEFGGAKSNNELRLKGKVAIVTGAARGIGAAIAKLFASNGAHVVVADVLDELGVGLANSIGGCFVHCNVSKEADLENTVKVAMAWKGRLDIIVNNAGTSGADGSIVNVNMDRVREIVGVNLFGVVHGIKHAARAMIEGKQGGSIICTSSSAAIMGGLASHAYTMSKGAILSVMKSAACELGEHGIRVNCISPHAVPTEMLISGYRRFVGDIGDEEIAKMCAAKASLLHGKGGSVEDIAAGALFLASDDAGFITGHNLVVDGGYTAANITMAHMYRD; encoded by the exons ATTGAAGGGTAAGGTGGCCATTGTAACTGGTGCTGCAAGAGGCATCGGAGCTGCTATAGCCAAGTTATTTGCCTCAAATGGAGCCCATGTAGTAGTAGCTGATGTACTCGATGAACTTGGAGTCGGTCTTGCAAACTCCATTGGAGGTTGCTTTGTACATTGCAACGTCTCAAAGGAAGCCGATTTGGAGAACACAGTGAAGGTTGCTATGGCCTGGAAGGGCCGTCTTGATATTATCGTCAATAATGCAG GTACTTCAGGTGCAGACGGGAGCATTGTCAACGTCAACATGGACAGAGTGCGGGAGATTGTTGGAGTCAATCTGTTTGGAGTAGTACACGGGATCAAACACGCTGCCCGAGCCATGATCGAAGGAAAACAAGGTGGATCCATCATATGCACCTCAAGTTCTGCGGCTATCATGGGTGGGTTAGCGTCACACGCTTACACCATGTCAAAAGGAGCAATCCTCAGCGTGATGAAAAGTGCGGCTTGTGAGCTCGGGGAGCATGGAATTCGAGTGAACTGCATATCTCCTCATGCAGTTCCCACAGAAATGCTCATCAGTGGTTACCGGAGGTTTGTTGGCGACATTGGGGATGAAGAGATCGCCAAAATGTGTGCCGCTAAGGCAAGCTTATTGCATGGAAAGGGAGGAAGTGTAGAGGATATTGCAGCCGGTGCCCTTTTTCTTGCCAGTGATGATGCCGGGTTTATAACTGGACATAACTTGGTCGTGGATGGCGGCTACACGGCAGCTAACATCACCATGGCCCACATGTACAGAGACTAG